One genomic segment of Pandoraea thiooxydans includes these proteins:
- a CDS encoding AtpZ/AtpI family protein, which translates to MDPNDTPPPRHAEPPTDRVAHAAREALRREARRRDEPEPSLGSRLGQIGILGWTIVTPTLLGLAAGRWLDRRLGTGVFFSAPLLMLGAALGLWFAWKWMHRQTGGKS; encoded by the coding sequence ATGGATCCGAACGACACTCCCCCACCGCGGCACGCTGAGCCGCCGACTGACCGGGTCGCTCATGCGGCGCGCGAGGCGTTGCGGCGCGAGGCGCGCCGGCGCGACGAGCCGGAGCCGTCGCTGGGCAGCCGGTTGGGCCAGATCGGCATTCTGGGCTGGACCATCGTCACGCCCACCTTGCTCGGCCTGGCCGCCGGCCGCTGGCTGGACCGCCGGCTGGGCACCGGGGTGTTTTTCTCGGCGCCGTTGCTGATGCTGGGCGCCGCGCTTGGCTTGTGGTTCGCATGGAAATGGATGCACCGGCAAACCGGAG
- a CDS encoding F0F1 ATP synthase subunit epsilon produces MSRALHLSIATPAAVLFDGDAIAALRAEDESGSFGILPGHAAFLTVLRPTVLRWHGSDGVMHFCAVEEGVLQVIDGRRVTVACRDGLLGESLEALEAEVHAARARQLDAQRRARAEQTRLHAQAVRQLLRYLRPVPASGPRPVGPAEAAALPAE; encoded by the coding sequence ATGAGCCGCGCCTTGCACCTGAGCATCGCCACGCCGGCCGCCGTACTGTTCGACGGCGATGCGATCGCCGCGCTGCGCGCCGAGGACGAGAGCGGCAGTTTCGGTATCCTGCCGGGTCACGCCGCGTTCCTGACCGTGCTGCGCCCGACGGTGCTGCGCTGGCACGGCAGCGACGGCGTCATGCACTTCTGCGCGGTCGAGGAAGGCGTATTGCAGGTGATCGACGGACGCCGCGTCACCGTCGCCTGCCGCGACGGCTTGCTGGGCGAATCGCTCGAAGCGCTCGAGGCGGAAGTTCACGCCGCGCGCGCCAGGCAGCTCGACGCGCAACGTCGCGCGCGCGCCGAGCAGACCCGCCTGCATGCGCAGGCGGTACGTCAGTTGCTGCGCTACCTGCGACCCGTTCCGGCGTCCGGGCCGCGTCCGGTCGGCCCGGCCGAGGCAGCGGCGCTGCCCGCCGAATGA